A window of Fibrobacter succinogenes contains these coding sequences:
- the hisF gene encoding imidazole glycerol phosphate synthase subunit HisF, producing MLTKRLIVCLDVRNRKVTKGVKFKGNIDIGDPVEMGAHYSDDGVDELVFYDITASAENRPCDMEMIRQIAKRVFIPFAVGGGIRNLDDMHEALLAGAEKVSVNSLAVLHPEIIAEGAKAFGRQCIVLGMDAKFVGVSDKIPSGYEVFIRGGRQAMGIDALQWAKRAEELGVGEICLNSIDTDGVKNGYELTITDMIAKAVQVPVIASGGAGTPDHIVDLFRKTSADAALVASMVHFGDYTVPGIKSEMLAAGIPVRKKMNGEV from the coding sequence ATGCTCACAAAACGTTTAATTGTCTGCTTGGATGTGCGTAACCGCAAGGTCACGAAGGGTGTAAAGTTTAAGGGCAATATCGACATTGGCGATCCCGTAGAAATGGGAGCGCATTACAGTGATGATGGTGTCGATGAACTCGTCTTTTACGATATCACCGCGAGTGCCGAGAATCGTCCGTGCGACATGGAAATGATTCGCCAGATTGCAAAGCGCGTGTTTATTCCGTTTGCTGTTGGCGGTGGTATCCGCAACCTGGACGATATGCACGAAGCGCTTTTGGCTGGTGCCGAGAAGGTGAGCGTGAACAGCCTTGCCGTGTTGCACCCGGAAATCATTGCCGAAGGTGCCAAGGCTTTTGGACGCCAGTGCATTGTGCTTGGCATGGATGCGAAGTTCGTGGGCGTATCGGACAAGATTCCGAGCGGTTACGAAGTGTTTATTCGCGGCGGTCGCCAGGCGATGGGCATCGATGCTTTGCAGTGGGCAAAGCGAGCCGAAGAGCTTGGTGTGGGCGAAATTTGTTTGAACTCCATCGATACGGATGGCGTTAAGAACGGTTACGAACTCACGATTACCGACATGATTGCAAAAGCGGTGCAGGTGCCGGTGATTGCAAGCGGTGGTGCCGGAACGCCGGACCACATTGTAGATTTGTTCCGCAAGACGAGTGCAGATGCTGCGCTGGTCGCGTCTATGGTGCATTTTGGCGATTATACTGTGCCGGGAATCAAGAGCGAAATGCTTGCCGCCGGAATCCCTGTGCGCAAGAAGATGAACGGCGAGGTATAA
- the trxA gene encoding thioredoxin: protein MAALNLTAESFDQVISSGQLVLVDFWATWCRPCMMMGPIVEDLANEFDGRVVVAKINVDDEGVSDICGRFGITNIPNMKLFRNGVEVGNVVGAVPKATLKSAIEKNL, encoded by the coding sequence ATGGCTGCTTTAAATCTTACTGCAGAATCCTTTGATCAGGTTATTTCTAGTGGTCAACTTGTGCTTGTTGACTTTTGGGCTACTTGGTGCCGTCCGTGCATGATGATGGGACCAATCGTTGAAGATCTTGCTAACGAATTTGATGGTCGCGTCGTTGTGGCGAAGATTAACGTTGATGACGAAGGCGTTTCGGACATTTGCGGCCGCTTTGGCATCACGAACATCCCGAATATGAAGCTGTTCAGGAATGGCGTCGAAGTGGGTAACGTTGTCGGTGCTGTGCCTAAGGCAACGCTCAAGAGTGCCATCGAGAAGAACCTGTAA
- a CDS encoding RsmB/NOP family class I SAM-dependent RNA methyltransferase codes for MEFFDYFEEVYGERWPALLESLKGEGCATKLQFGESLEPYFLDEASVFAAKALGVEPGMDVLDMCAAPGGKSLVIASMLKGEGSLQCNDRSPDRRLRLQHVLENSLPQSWRSIINVTGYDGVKFGMHKKECYDRILLDAPCSSDRHVLNAPAHLEVWSVKRVKRLSVEQGSLLASAVDALRPGGELIYGTCALSPLENDAVVAKILKKRKMMEFVRIEDLPEGADRTELGVHILPDKAHGCGPIYCAKMRKVC; via the coding sequence ATGGAATTTTTTGACTACTTTGAAGAGGTTTATGGCGAGCGCTGGCCTGCATTGCTAGAATCGCTGAAGGGCGAAGGATGCGCGACAAAGCTCCAGTTTGGGGAATCGCTTGAACCGTACTTTTTGGACGAGGCTTCGGTCTTTGCTGCTAAAGCGCTTGGCGTTGAGCCTGGAATGGATGTGCTCGATATGTGTGCGGCTCCGGGTGGGAAGTCGCTTGTGATTGCATCGATGCTCAAGGGTGAGGGCTCTCTTCAATGCAACGACCGTTCGCCGGACAGAAGGCTTCGCTTGCAGCATGTTCTTGAAAATTCCTTGCCGCAGTCTTGGCGTTCGATTATTAACGTGACGGGCTACGATGGCGTGAAGTTCGGCATGCACAAAAAAGAATGTTACGACCGTATTTTGCTTGATGCTCCTTGCTCGTCGGACAGGCATGTGCTCAATGCTCCTGCGCATTTGGAAGTTTGGTCGGTGAAGCGTGTGAAACGCCTTTCGGTGGAGCAGGGCTCGCTTTTGGCATCAGCGGTAGATGCACTTCGGCCGGGTGGAGAGCTGATTTACGGAACTTGCGCTCTTTCGCCGTTGGAAAACGATGCCGTGGTGGCAAAGATCTTGAAAAAACGCAAGATGATGGAATTTGTTCGTATTGAAGACTTGCCGGAGGGCGCTGACCGCACTGAACTTGGGGTGCATATTTTGCCGGACAAGGCCCATGGCTGCGGGCCTATCTATTGCGCGAAGATGCGGAAGGTGTGTTAG